The genome window AAAACGATTCTTTCAGGCGGTCGATAGCGCTCAATAAAGTAGCACAGGATAACTTCTTTATCGGGAAACCTTACTTTTCTGGTTCTTGATAGCAGACACCGTTATATTGCAGGAAATATAACGCTTCTAACAGCCCTGTCCTGCATGCATTTTCTCTTTATAAATTATTCGGTAAGGTTCAGCAAGCAAAAGCAGTACTTTCTTTGCTTGACTTTTCTGCTGGCTTTTCCTCTATTTTCGCTTCGGGCTCAGCCTGCCCTGGCCGTAACCGGCGAAGTGGCCAAGCCCCTCACTTTAGCAGCGGAAGCAATCAGGGGGCTTCCCCATTCGGAAATCACGGCCAAGGATCGGGATGGCAAAGAGCATCGTTACAAAGGTGTTCCTCTGGTTGATATTCTGCGACTTGCCGGTGTTTCACTCGGTGGTGATCTCCGGGGCGAAAATCTGGCCAAATATGTTTTGGTGAAAGCCTCGGATGGGTACGAAGTTTTGTTTGCTTTGCCCGAAATCGACCCTGATTTTACAGTTCGAACCATTTTGCTGGCCGATGCTGCCGATGGTGCGCCTCTCCCGCAGGGCGTTGGTCCTTACCGTCTCATTGTTCCCGACGAAAAAAAGCCCGCCCGCTGGATACGGCAGGTGGCAGCCATCGAGGTTCGATTCGCTAAATAAATACTAACTTGATGAGGCAGTTGCGGTGGTTATTGGGCAGTTTTACGGGTATCGGAGCGATGGCGCTACTAGCGTGGTCACCGGCTCGTGAGATCCTGCATTTACCCAAAAATCCTAGGACATCGCAGCTAGAGCCTTACCCGTTTATTTATCCCGCCGCCTTCGGTAACCGTTTTACAATTCCAGATAACAATCCGTTAACGAAGCAAGGAGTCTACTTAGGGCGCCTTTTGTTTTACGAAACCCGGCTTTCTTCAACCAATAAAATTTCCTGCGGGAGCTGTCACCAGCAACACCGGGCGTTTACCGACGGGCTTCCCTTTAGCACAGGGGTAAGTGGCAGACCGACGCGCCGCAATTCCATGTCGCTGGCGAATC of Tellurirhabdus bombi contains these proteins:
- a CDS encoding molybdopterin-dependent oxidoreductase; protein product: MTFLLAFPLFSLRAQPALAVTGEVAKPLTLAAEAIRGLPHSEITAKDRDGKEHRYKGVPLVDILRLAGVSLGGDLRGENLAKYVLVKASDGYEVLFALPEIDPDFTVRTILLADAADGAPLPQGVGPYRLIVPDEKKPARWIRQVAAIEVRFAK